Proteins from one Staphylococcus saprophyticus subsp. saprophyticus ATCC 15305 = NCTC 7292 genomic window:
- a CDS encoding DUF2750 domain-containing protein, with translation MSYKESSFFQDILINEVFYVATKSKHLIRQEISEQNVVCAWTDKATAESYLNKEQIEYDKVKTVDIDRFVTYEIDDIFDEDDEVLMNPTSHKDGERVRIVAASNELMSDLDSIRLKEFVKDVAKEDAVFGLTNKNEKQFIMISDEAHQKPHIMPVWSIKNRAEKVRNQDFEECEIIEIEGEVFAEWLDTLRDDDHAVAIDLKSGVVGTVVPAQKVIDQLTF, from the coding sequence ATGTCTTACAAAGAAAGTTCATTTTTTCAAGATATTTTAATAAATGAAGTTTTTTATGTCGCAACTAAATCAAAGCATTTGATTAGACAAGAAATATCTGAACAAAATGTAGTATGTGCTTGGACAGATAAAGCAACAGCAGAAAGTTATTTAAATAAAGAGCAAATTGAATATGACAAAGTAAAAACGGTTGATATTGATCGTTTTGTAACTTATGAAATTGACGATATTTTTGATGAAGATGATGAGGTATTGATGAACCCAACTTCACATAAAGATGGTGAACGCGTTCGTATCGTTGCAGCTTCAAATGAATTGATGTCTGATTTGGATAGTATTAGATTGAAAGAATTTGTTAAAGATGTTGCTAAAGAAGATGCTGTGTTTGGATTAACTAATAAGAATGAAAAACAATTTATCATGATCAGTGATGAAGCACACCAAAAACCACATATTATGCCTGTATGGAGTATTAAAAACAGAGCTGAAAAGGTGAGAAATCAAGATTTTGAAGAATGTGAAATTATTGAGATTGAAGGGGAAGTATTTGCTGAATGGTTAGATACGTTACGTGATGATGACCATGCAGTTGCAATAGACTTGAAGTCAGGCGTAGTCGGAACCGTTGTGCCTGCTCAAAAAGTAATTGACCAGTTAACATTTTAA
- a CDS encoding M20 family metallopeptidase: MENKQIVLDYIENEKYKYLEMSHQIHQRPELGNEEIFASRTLTETLTQHGFEVETNIAGHATGFIASYDSGQTGPTIGYLAEYDALPGLGHACGHNIIGTASTFAGIALKQVIDKVGGKVIVLGCPAEEGGENGSAKATYVKEGIIDDLDIALMVHPGNETYRTINTLAVDVLDVKFFGKSAHASENADEAKNALDAMISYFNGVAQLRQHIKSSQRVHGVILDGGQAANIIPDFTHARFYTRATSRHELDILTERVGQIAKGAALQTGCDYEFGPIQNGVNEFIKSSKLDDLFAKYATEMGEAVIDDDFGYGSTDTGNVSHVVPTIHPHIKIGSRNLVGHTHRFREAAASTHGGQALIRGAKILSLMGLELLTNQALFDEIIEQHQFIKGHKK, translated from the coding sequence ATGGAAAATAAACAAATTGTATTGGACTATATAGAAAATGAAAAGTATAAATATTTAGAAATGAGCCATCAAATCCATCAAAGACCTGAATTAGGTAATGAGGAGATATTTGCATCTAGAACGTTAACGGAAACGTTAACGCAACATGGTTTTGAAGTCGAAACAAATATAGCAGGACATGCGACTGGCTTTATAGCAAGTTATGATTCAGGACAAACGGGACCAACTATAGGTTACTTGGCCGAATATGATGCATTGCCAGGGTTAGGTCACGCGTGTGGTCATAATATTATTGGTACCGCTAGTACATTTGCGGGTATAGCCTTAAAGCAAGTGATTGATAAAGTCGGCGGAAAAGTAATTGTATTAGGCTGTCCTGCAGAAGAAGGTGGAGAAAACGGTAGTGCTAAAGCGACTTATGTTAAAGAAGGTATTATTGATGATTTAGATATCGCCTTAATGGTGCATCCTGGTAATGAAACATACAGAACAATCAATACTTTGGCTGTAGATGTACTAGATGTTAAATTTTTTGGTAAAAGTGCGCATGCATCTGAAAATGCAGATGAAGCGAAAAATGCACTTGATGCAATGATTTCATATTTTAATGGGGTTGCGCAATTACGTCAGCATATAAAAAGTAGTCAACGTGTCCATGGCGTTATATTGGATGGTGGACAAGCAGCGAATATTATACCTGATTTTACACATGCGAGATTCTATACTAGAGCAACAAGTCGCCATGAGTTAGACATTTTAACTGAACGAGTTGGTCAAATAGCTAAAGGTGCGGCATTGCAAACTGGATGTGATTATGAATTTGGACCTATACAAAATGGCGTGAACGAGTTTATAAAATCTTCAAAATTAGATGATTTATTTGCTAAATATGCAACAGAAATGGGTGAAGCTGTCATTGATGATGATTTTGGTTATGGCTCTACTGACACGGGAAATGTGAGTCATGTTGTACCAACGATACATCCACATATTAAAATTGGATCACGTAATTTAGTAGGTCATACGCATAGATTTAGAGAGGCTGCAGCAAGTACCCATGGGGGCCAAGCGTTAATTAGAGGTGCTAAGATTCTCTCGCTTATGGGATTAGAATTATTAACGAATCAAGCGTTGTTTGATGAGATTATTGAACAACATCAATTTATAAAGGGGCATAAAAAATGA
- the deoB gene encoding phosphopentomutase, which produces MTTPFKRVHLIVMDSVGIGEGPDAKAFDDEGSHTLKHTLEGFEQSLPNLQKLGLGNIEPLPVIDKEVEPQAFYTKMSEASVGKDTMTGHWEIMGLNIMQPFKVYPEGFPEELVNEIETLTGRKVVANRPASGTQIIDEWGEHQMKTGDLIVYTSADPVLQIAAHEDIIPLEELYDICEKVRELTKDPKYLIGRIIARPYIGEPGSFKRTSNRHDYALKPFGRTVMNELKDNGYDVIALGKINDIFDGEGVTESIRTKDNMDGIDKLIETVQRDFNGLSFLNLVDFDALYGHRRDKPGYAQAIKDFDERLSELMNHLQEEDLVIITADHGNDPTADGTDHTREYIPVLMFSPKMTDYHELTIDSTFSSLGATIADNFGVKLPEFGKSYLKEMGVEK; this is translated from the coding sequence ATGACTACACCATTTAAACGAGTTCATTTAATTGTCATGGACTCTGTTGGTATTGGAGAAGGACCTGATGCAAAAGCTTTTGATGATGAAGGCAGTCACACTTTAAAGCATACGCTCGAAGGATTTGAACAGTCATTACCTAACTTACAAAAATTAGGTTTAGGTAATATTGAACCTCTTCCGGTTATTGATAAAGAAGTGGAACCACAAGCTTTTTACACAAAAATGAGTGAAGCTTCAGTCGGCAAAGATACCATGACTGGCCATTGGGAGATTATGGGGCTAAATATCATGCAACCATTTAAGGTCTATCCAGAAGGCTTTCCAGAAGAACTGGTTAATGAAATCGAAACGTTAACAGGACGTAAAGTTGTAGCCAATCGTCCTGCATCCGGTACGCAAATCATAGATGAATGGGGCGAACATCAGATGAAGACGGGTGATCTAATTGTCTATACTTCTGCAGACCCAGTACTTCAAATTGCAGCTCATGAAGATATTATTCCCTTAGAGGAACTATATGACATCTGTGAAAAAGTAAGAGAATTAACCAAGGATCCTAAATATTTAATAGGCAGAATCATTGCTAGACCTTATATTGGAGAGCCAGGTTCATTTAAACGAACTTCTAATAGACATGACTATGCATTAAAACCATTTGGTAGAACAGTAATGAATGAATTAAAAGATAATGGTTATGATGTCATTGCCCTTGGTAAAATTAATGATATATTTGACGGTGAAGGTGTGACTGAATCGATACGTACCAAAGATAACATGGATGGTATTGATAAATTAATTGAAACTGTGCAACGTGACTTTAATGGGTTAAGCTTTTTAAATCTTGTTGATTTCGATGCCCTTTATGGCCATCGTCGTGATAAACCTGGATATGCACAAGCGATTAAAGATTTTGATGAACGTTTATCTGAACTTATGAATCACTTACAAGAAGAAGATTTAGTTATTATTACAGCAGACCATGGTAATGATCCAACTGCAGATGGTACGGATCATACTAGAGAATACATTCCTGTACTTATGTTTAGTCCTAAAATGACTGACTATCATGAGCTAACGATAGACAGCACATTTAGTTCTTTAGGTGCAACGATTGCTGATAATTTTGGTGTGAAATTACCTGAATTTGGCAAAAGCTATTTGAAAGAAATGGGTGTTGAAAAGTAA
- a CDS encoding S-ribosylhomocysteine lyase, whose amino-acid sequence MPKMNVESFNLDHTIVVAPFVRLAGKMEGANGDVIHKYDIRFKQPNKEHMDMPGLHSLEHLMAENIRNHSDKVVDISPMGCQTGFYVSFINHDDYEDVLNIIEATIKDVLNATEVPACNEVQCGWAASHSLEGAKEIAQTFLDKKAEWHDIYGEAQ is encoded by the coding sequence ATGCCAAAAATGAACGTAGAAAGTTTTAATTTAGATCATACAATCGTTGTAGCACCTTTTGTGAGATTAGCAGGGAAAATGGAAGGCGCTAACGGTGATGTAATTCATAAATATGATATCCGCTTTAAACAACCAAACAAAGAGCATATGGATATGCCTGGATTACATTCATTAGAACATTTAATGGCAGAAAATATTAGAAATCATTCAGATAAAGTCGTTGATATTAGTCCAATGGGTTGCCAAACAGGATTTTACGTTTCATTTATCAATCATGATGACTATGAAGATGTGTTAAATATTATCGAAGCAACAATTAAAGATGTATTAAATGCTACAGAAGTGCCAGCATGTAATGAAGTTCAATGTGGTTGGGCTGCTAGCCATTCATTAGAAGGCGCCAAAGAAATAGCCCAAACATTCTTAGACAAAAAAGCTGAATGGCATGATATCTATGGTGAAGCACAATAA
- a CDS encoding L-aspartate--L-methionine ligase LdmS: MTKERSHRPKLTLSDLYDSSVVYTSRPSYISNPWLEPEEHQSNFLTGRELIIANHMPVIVHEASVTDKLKQLFEAVGKTMPTNIIQFNDQQSYEQTLKVLAQEENKKIYFQYIHGEDILTKAHYALDKDIFVALNNKARIPEWTNNQFLPRREVVNIEDFEAAVSEWSFPFVLKPGDDLPTAGGYGVMICYSEEDLTKAKTRIAQAQSETDTMIIEQKIEAIANYCVQFAYSENGGIRYIGTSAQLTDAYGYYSGNENAPDVPKHVIEAGREIMEIGVSKGYFGVAGFDLLLDDKNDVYAIDLNFRQNGSTSMLLLEPLLQQGYHKFYSYISPGDNEQFFATILKYVRLGVLFPLSYYDGEWFENDTVQSRFGCIWHAENKATVDTLEQQFLKEIQEK; the protein is encoded by the coding sequence ATGACTAAAGAACGCTCTCATAGACCCAAATTAACACTTAGTGACCTTTACGATTCTAGCGTTGTCTATACTTCTAGACCGTCTTATATTTCAAATCCATGGCTGGAACCTGAAGAACACCAATCGAATTTTTTAACAGGTAGAGAGCTGATAATAGCTAATCATATGCCAGTAATCGTTCATGAAGCGAGCGTCACTGATAAATTAAAGCAGTTATTTGAAGCGGTAGGGAAAACAATGCCTACAAATATCATTCAATTCAACGATCAACAAAGTTATGAACAAACTTTAAAAGTGTTAGCGCAAGAAGAGAATAAGAAAATTTATTTTCAATATATTCATGGTGAAGATATATTAACTAAAGCGCATTATGCACTAGATAAAGATATCTTTGTTGCATTAAATAATAAAGCAAGAATTCCTGAATGGACGAACAATCAATTCCTTCCCCGTCGAGAAGTTGTAAACATTGAAGATTTTGAGGCGGCGGTGTCTGAATGGTCGTTCCCATTTGTATTAAAACCTGGGGATGACTTACCAACTGCTGGCGGGTATGGTGTAATGATTTGTTATTCAGAAGAAGATTTAACAAAAGCAAAAACACGAATTGCTCAAGCTCAATCAGAAACAGACACAATGATTATAGAGCAAAAGATAGAAGCGATTGCTAATTATTGTGTACAATTTGCATATTCTGAAAATGGAGGCATACGATATATAGGTACTTCAGCTCAACTCACAGATGCTTACGGCTATTATAGTGGAAATGAAAATGCGCCGGATGTACCTAAACACGTGATAGAAGCTGGTAGAGAAATCATGGAAATTGGGGTATCTAAAGGTTACTTTGGCGTAGCGGGCTTTGACTTGTTATTAGACGACAAAAATGATGTATATGCGATTGATTTGAATTTTAGACAAAATGGTTCGACAAGTATGTTGTTGTTAGAGCCTTTACTTCAACAAGGCTATCATAAATTTTATAGTTATATTTCGCCTGGTGATAACGAACAATTTTTTGCGACAATTTTGAAATATGTGCGACTGGGCGTATTATTTCCACTTTCTTATTATGATGGTGAATGGTTTGAAAATGATACGGTGCAATCTAGATTTGGTTGTATATGGCATGCTGAAAACAAAGCTACGGTTGATACATTGGAGCAACAATTTCTAAAAGAGATTCAAGAAAAATAA
- a CDS encoding GNAT family N-acetyltransferase: MFIKENFENITVQVYEEKYRQSLYDFKLSERQQIYSSLPKDVLDDAINDEDRIPNIALNDEGEVVGFFVLHQYYQHEGYDTPNQVIYVRSLSVNEDFQGYGYGTKMMMYLPRYVQTLFPNFNHLYLVVDAENKGAWNVYERAGFMHAATKEEGPIGKERLYYLDLDSKHVSSLKLKPNTEEQPFNIHIIDLIKDDNKVGFIAIERHEDRMNISSVEVNKEERHHGIAESALRQLSTYVRKHFDNVKLLTITLYGENNELKPLCINSNFVEIDAADDYIVFEKYINY, from the coding sequence ATGTTTATAAAGGAAAATTTTGAAAATATTACGGTACAAGTTTATGAAGAAAAATATAGACAATCTTTATATGATTTCAAATTAAGTGAAAGACAGCAAATTTATTCATCATTACCTAAAGATGTATTGGATGATGCGATCAATGATGAAGATAGAATTCCAAATATTGCACTAAATGATGAAGGTGAAGTCGTTGGCTTCTTTGTACTGCATCAGTATTATCAACATGAAGGATATGACACGCCAAATCAAGTTATATATGTGAGATCCTTATCAGTCAATGAAGATTTTCAAGGTTATGGCTATGGTACGAAAATGATGATGTATCTGCCTAGGTATGTACAGACACTTTTTCCAAATTTTAACCATTTATATTTAGTGGTCGACGCTGAAAATAAAGGCGCTTGGAATGTTTATGAACGTGCGGGCTTTATGCATGCAGCTACAAAAGAAGAAGGACCTATTGGAAAAGAAAGGTTATATTACCTTGATCTAGATTCTAAACATGTCTCTTCTTTAAAATTAAAACCGAACACAGAAGAACAACCATTCAATATTCATATCATTGATTTAATTAAAGATGATAATAAAGTGGGATTTATTGCTATTGAAAGACATGAAGATCGAATGAATATCTCTTCGGTTGAAGTTAACAAAGAAGAACGGCACCATGGTATTGCTGAAAGCGCATTGAGACAATTATCTACATATGTACGTAAACATTTTGATAATGTAAAGTTATTGACAATCACTTTGTATGGTGAAAATAATGAATTAAAACCGTTATGTATAAACAGTAATTTTGTTGAAATAGATGCCGCAGATGATTATATTGTCTTTGAAAAATATATAAATTACTAA
- a CDS encoding CTP synthase → MTKFIFVTGGVVSSLGKGITAASLGRLLKDRGLKVTIQKFDPYLNVDPGTMSPYQHGEVFVTDDGAETDLDLGHYERFIDINLNKYSNVTAGKVYSHVLKKERRGDYLGGTVQVIPHITNEIKERLLLAGESTNADVVITEIGGTTGDIESLPFIEAIRQIRSDLGRENVMYVHCTLLPYIKAAGEMKTKPTQHSVKELRGLGIQPDLIVVRTEYELTQDLKDKIALFCDIDKASVIECRDADSLYEIPLQLSKQDMDDIVIKRLELNPKYETQLDEWQYLLDTVNSLDGKITIGLVGKYVSLQDAYLSVVESLKHAGYPFKKDIEVKWIDSSEVTDENVAEILAEVDGILVPGGFGFRASEGKISAIKYARENNVPYFGICLGMQLATVEFARNVIGLDDAHSAELDPNTPHPIIDLLPEQKDIEDLGGTLRLGLYPCHIKEGTLADSIYNETEIEERHRHRYEFNNEYREQLEANGMVFSGTSPDGRLVEMVEIPSNDFFVACQFHPEFLSRPNRPQPIFKAFIEASLNHQQSK, encoded by the coding sequence ATGACAAAATTCATTTTTGTAACTGGTGGAGTTGTTTCTTCATTGGGTAAAGGTATCACGGCAGCATCTTTAGGAAGATTATTAAAAGATAGAGGATTAAAAGTCACGATTCAAAAATTTGATCCATACTTAAATGTTGACCCAGGCACAATGAGTCCATATCAACATGGTGAAGTTTTTGTGACAGACGATGGTGCTGAAACTGACTTAGACTTAGGACATTATGAGAGATTTATTGATATAAATTTAAATAAATATTCAAATGTAACGGCTGGGAAAGTTTATTCTCATGTCTTAAAAAAAGAGCGTCGTGGTGATTATTTAGGTGGTACAGTTCAAGTTATCCCGCACATTACGAATGAAATAAAAGAGCGTTTATTATTAGCTGGGGAAAGTACAAATGCAGATGTAGTTATTACTGAAATTGGTGGTACAACAGGGGATATAGAGTCATTGCCATTTATTGAAGCAATTAGACAAATCCGTAGTGATTTAGGACGCGAAAATGTAATGTATGTTCACTGTACTTTGTTACCATATATCAAAGCTGCTGGAGAAATGAAGACAAAACCAACACAACATAGTGTGAAAGAATTAAGAGGTCTTGGTATCCAACCAGATTTAATTGTTGTTAGAACAGAATATGAACTTACTCAAGATTTAAAAGATAAAATTGCGCTATTCTGTGATATTGATAAAGCAAGCGTTATAGAATGTCGTGATGCTGATTCATTATATGAGATACCTTTACAATTAAGTAAACAAGATATGGACGATATTGTGATTAAGCGTTTAGAATTAAATCCAAAATACGAAACGCAATTAGATGAGTGGCAATATTTATTAGATACGGTTAACAGTTTAGATGGCAAGATAACAATTGGTTTAGTAGGTAAATATGTAAGCTTACAAGATGCATATTTGTCAGTTGTCGAGTCATTAAAACATGCTGGATATCCATTCAAAAAAGATATCGAAGTGAAATGGATTGATTCAAGTGAAGTTACCGATGAAAACGTTGCTGAAATATTAGCAGAAGTTGATGGTATATTAGTACCTGGTGGATTTGGATTCCGTGCAAGTGAAGGTAAGATATCAGCTATTAAATATGCACGTGAAAATAATGTGCCATATTTCGGTATTTGTTTAGGTATGCAATTAGCAACTGTTGAGTTTGCTCGAAATGTCATTGGACTAGATGACGCGCATTCAGCAGAATTAGATCCTAATACACCACATCCTATAATCGACTTATTACCAGAACAGAAAGATATCGAAGATTTAGGCGGTACACTACGCTTAGGTTTATACCCTTGTCATATCAAAGAAGGTACATTAGCAGATTCAATTTATAATGAAACTGAAATTGAAGAAAGACACCGTCATCGTTATGAATTTAATAATGAATATAGAGAACAACTCGAAGCAAACGGAATGGTGTTTTCTGGAACAAGTCCAGATGGTCGTTTAGTAGAAATGGTAGAAATTCCAAGCAATGACTTTTTCGTTGCATGTCAATTCCATCCAGAATTTTTATCAAGACCTAATCGCCCTCAACCGATTTTCAAAGCATTTATAGAAGCATCATTGAACCATCAGCAATCTAAATAA
- the coaW gene encoding type II pantothenate kinase: MKIGVDAGGTLIKIVQEKNGERTYSTRLTTEIEEVIQWLNQQDCNNINLTGGQAAMINEQLNCESRVFVEFDAAAKGLEILLEEQGHFLDDYIFTNVGTGTSLHFSNGKAQKRVGGIGTGGGMIQGLGYLLTGISNYKQLTDTAQNGNRDIIDLKVKHIYKDSEPPISGDLTAANFGNVLHHLDESFTDADKLASVIAVVGEVITTMSITVAREHNTKNVAYIGSSFHNNDLLKDVVKDYTVLRGCEPYYIEHGAFSGALGSIHL; the protein is encoded by the coding sequence ATGAAGATAGGTGTCGATGCTGGTGGCACGCTCATTAAAATTGTTCAAGAAAAAAACGGTGAACGAACATACAGCACAAGATTAACTACTGAAATTGAGGAAGTCATTCAATGGTTAAATCAACAAGATTGTAACAACATTAATCTGACGGGTGGGCAAGCTGCCATGATTAATGAACAACTCAATTGTGAATCTCGTGTATTTGTTGAATTTGATGCTGCAGCTAAAGGGCTAGAAATTCTATTAGAAGAACAAGGTCATTTCTTAGATGATTATATTTTCACTAATGTTGGTACTGGTACTTCACTTCATTTTTCAAATGGCAAAGCGCAAAAGCGTGTAGGCGGAATAGGCACCGGTGGCGGTATGATACAAGGCCTTGGATACCTACTCACAGGTATCAGTAACTATAAACAGTTAACTGATACAGCTCAAAATGGTAACCGTGATATTATAGATTTAAAGGTAAAACATATATATAAAGATAGTGAGCCTCCTATTTCTGGCGATTTAACTGCAGCTAACTTTGGTAATGTGCTACATCATTTAGATGAATCATTTACAGATGCAGATAAATTGGCTTCTGTAATTGCAGTCGTCGGTGAAGTCATTACTACAATGTCAATTACTGTCGCAAGAGAACATAATACAAAAAATGTTGCCTATATCGGTTCTTCCTTCCACAATAACGATTTATTAAAGGATGTCGTCAAAGACTATACTGTTTTACGTGGGTGTGAACCTTATTATATTGAGCATGGTGCATTTTCTGGTGCTCTAGGTTCTATACATTTATAA
- the rpoE gene encoding DNA-directed RNA polymerase subunit delta, with translation MRIQDYTKEMVDEKSFIDMAYTLLNEKNDTMNLYDIIDEFKALGHYEDDEIENRIVQFYTDLNTDGRFLNVGENIWGLRDWYSVADIEEKIAPTIQKFDILDDDDEEDKNLKLLGEDEADDDDDIPAVTDDQETLNDPEDPEDDDVDEDLNETDIVIDEDDEDLDEEDEEEEEFEDEEETEE, from the coding sequence ATGAGAATTCAAGATTACACAAAAGAAATGGTTGATGAGAAATCATTTATCGATATGGCATATACGTTATTAAATGAAAAAAATGACACAATGAACTTATATGATATTATTGATGAATTTAAAGCACTTGGACATTATGAAGACGACGAAATCGAAAATAGAATTGTTCAATTCTATACAGATTTAAACACAGATGGTCGTTTTTTAAATGTTGGTGAAAATATTTGGGGATTACGTGATTGGTATTCAGTTGCAGATATTGAAGAAAAAATTGCGCCTACGATTCAAAAATTTGATATTCTGGACGACGATGATGAAGAAGATAAAAACTTAAAATTACTTGGTGAAGATGAGGCTGATGATGATGATGATATTCCAGCAGTTACAGATGACCAAGAGACTTTGAATGATCCAGAAGATCCAGAAGATGACGATGTTGATGAAGATCTTAATGAAACAGATATCGTTATCGATGAAGATGATGAAGATTTAGACGAAGAAGATGAAGAAGAAGAAGAATTTGAAGACGAAGAAGAAACAGAAGAATAA
- a CDS encoding DoxX family protein, producing the protein MRILRMLFGIVFSVAGVLHFKDEEQFRCIVPAYLPFRKAAVLITGVMEIVFGVILLMKQPTKSQKNALIAFLWAVLPANIYMARKQIPIAGQQLPKWALYGRIPLQFVMMKLIKKL; encoded by the coding sequence ATGCGTATTTTAAGAATGCTATTTGGAATTGTCTTTAGTGTTGCAGGGGTACTCCATTTTAAAGATGAAGAACAATTTAGATGTATTGTACCAGCGTACTTACCATTTCGAAAAGCAGCTGTGTTAATCACAGGCGTTATGGAAATCGTGTTTGGTGTCATATTATTAATGAAACAACCTACTAAGAGTCAAAAAAATGCACTCATAGCGTTTTTATGGGCGGTCTTACCAGCGAATATTTATATGGCGCGCAAACAAATTCCAATTGCTGGTCAACAACTTCCGAAATGGGCTTTATACGGACGTATTCCATTGCAATTTGTGATGATGAAATTAATCAAAAAATTATAA